In Campylobacter mucosalis, a single window of DNA contains:
- a CDS encoding quinone-dependent dihydroorotate dehydrogenase, protein MSLEYNDLKSIFFKLQPETAHKVAESGLVLAAKALPGLLSFIAKKCVINDPRLQQSILKSIYNNPVGIGGGFDKNATMIAGLSALGFGYLEYGTFTPKPQNGNAKPRLFRLVEENSIQNAMGFNNEGAAKIKNRMSSIYPNVLPLWANIGKNKLTPNENAIDDYEFLVREFDSLCDAFVVNLSSPNTPNLRDLQEVSFINELFSRLKELSTKPIILKISPDLAHEKAIEICQSAVKSGADGIIISNTSIDYSLSKSSNLQNFGGLSGEVIRQKSREIFKAVADELFGKTILIACGGISDAQDAYERIKMGASLIQIYTSFIFKGPMICSELNSGILKLLEADGFNNISEAIGINVKK, encoded by the coding sequence AAGTGGCAGAAAGCGGTCTAGTTTTAGCAGCAAAAGCCCTGCCAGGACTGCTTAGTTTTATAGCCAAAAAATGCGTCATAAACGATCCACGACTTCAGCAAAGTATACTTAAAAGCATATATAATAACCCCGTTGGTATCGGTGGTGGATTTGATAAAAACGCAACGATGATAGCAGGACTTAGTGCTCTTGGCTTTGGCTACCTTGAATACGGAACCTTTACCCCAAAACCACAAAATGGCAACGCAAAACCGCGTCTTTTTAGGCTAGTAGAAGAAAACAGCATACAAAATGCAATGGGTTTTAACAACGAAGGTGCAGCAAAAATCAAAAACAGGATGAGCAGTATCTACCCAAACGTCCTACCACTTTGGGCAAATATCGGCAAAAACAAGCTCACGCCAAATGAAAATGCCATTGATGATTATGAATTTTTAGTTCGCGAGTTTGACTCTTTGTGCGACGCATTTGTTGTAAATTTAAGTTCACCAAATACCCCAAATCTACGCGACTTGCAAGAGGTTAGCTTTATAAATGAGCTTTTTAGTAGATTAAAAGAGCTAAGTACAAAACCAATCATTTTAAAAATTTCGCCAGATTTAGCACACGAAAAAGCGATAGAGATTTGCCAAAGTGCCGTTAAAAGCGGAGCTGATGGCATAATCATCTCAAATACCAGCATTGACTACTCACTCTCAAAATCAAGCAATCTACAAAATTTTGGCGGACTTAGTGGCGAAGTTATAAGGCAAAAATCGCGTGAAATTTTTAAAGCCGTAGCCGATGAGCTTTTTGGCAAGACGATACTTATCGCTTGTGGTGGCATAAGTGACGCACAAGACGCTTATGAGCGTATAAAAATGGGTGCTAGTTTGATACAAATTTACACATCTTTTATATTTAAAGGGCCGATGATTTGCAGTGAGCTAAACAGCGGAATTTTAAAGCTTTTAGAGGCTGACGGATTTAATAATATAAGCGAAGCTATCGGCATAAACGTTAAAAAATAA